Proteins found in one Maridesulfovibrio sp. genomic segment:
- a CDS encoding multidrug effflux MFS transporter — protein MYNVRKRMTLAFILGLVILCQAAIDIYLPSLPQMAHHFGASVDQAQMTVSIYLFGFGGSQIFYGPLADRFGRMPVLLFGLPLFVISSFGIVWAPTINFILLFRFFQGAAVGAASVCARAIMRDVFTSEELPVVSSYMSMGWAFVPILAPTLGGIIQQHFGWKYSFILLGLLGLILTGWLVICVGETGRNRSTGLSLTRVTKEYCGLFKESEFKKNLLLLVLLYSVFSCVNVAGPVIFQQQYNVSAIQYGWIMLVVASGYFVGSFLNSRLLLRMYPVRIIGMGAFLLFIAALGGLLIELSGWATVSTLMCSLFVAYLALGLIFANAISASLRPFSKQAGIASSMYGVILFCSGAVVSAGYALFFESCSTNLAYALCLISGLMLFSYWFFFSKKIRRDKCRHFLSRSA, from the coding sequence CTCACCACTTTGGTGCTTCTGTGGATCAGGCTCAGATGACAGTTTCCATTTATTTGTTTGGATTTGGCGGGTCACAGATTTTTTATGGTCCTCTTGCAGATCGTTTCGGCAGAATGCCGGTTTTATTGTTTGGGTTGCCTTTGTTCGTAATATCGAGCTTTGGTATAGTGTGGGCACCAACTATTAATTTTATTTTGTTGTTTCGGTTTTTTCAGGGAGCTGCTGTCGGAGCCGCAAGTGTCTGTGCTCGGGCCATAATGCGTGATGTTTTTACTTCAGAGGAACTTCCTGTTGTTTCGTCATATATGTCAATGGGCTGGGCCTTTGTTCCAATTCTTGCCCCTACGCTCGGCGGTATAATTCAACAGCATTTTGGCTGGAAATATTCTTTTATACTCTTGGGCCTTTTAGGACTGATCTTAACCGGATGGCTTGTAATTTGTGTCGGCGAAACTGGCCGTAACCGTTCTACTGGTCTTTCTCTTACGCGCGTTACCAAAGAGTATTGCGGTCTTTTTAAAGAATCAGAATTTAAAAAGAACCTGCTTCTGCTGGTACTGCTGTACAGCGTCTTCAGCTGTGTCAATGTGGCAGGACCTGTTATATTTCAACAACAGTACAATGTCTCTGCCATACAATATGGGTGGATTATGCTGGTTGTAGCTTCAGGTTATTTTGTAGGATCATTCCTTAATAGCAGGCTTTTGCTCAGGATGTATCCTGTCCGTATTATTGGCATGGGGGCGTTTCTTCTTTTCATCGCTGCGTTAGGAGGTTTGCTTATTGAATTGTCTGGGTGGGCGACTGTCAGCACTTTAATGTGTTCCCTATTTGTTGCATATCTTGCTTTGGGGCTTATTTTTGCCAATGCCATTTCGGCGAGTCTGCGTCCGTTTTCTAAACAGGCTGGTATTGCAAGCTCCATGTACGGGGTTATTCTTTTTTGTTCTGGCGCTGTGGTCAGTGCCGGATATGCATTGTTTTTTGAGTCATGCAGCACCAACCTTGCGTATGCATTGTGTCTGATTAGCGGACTGATGTTATTTAGCTATTGGTTCTTTTTCTCAAAAAAAATAAGGAGAGATAAATGTCGTCATTTTTTATCGAGAAGTGCCTGA
- a CDS encoding OFA family MFS transporter has product MSEAKIMNRWCAVMGAILIQLALGAIYAWSVFTPSLIEAGWTKFQTQAVFSIGLVSFALSMVWAGKKITRWGPMRLSFMSALVLGAGYALAGLFGGTNFTALCIFIGVIGGAGIGLGYVVPIAVGMRWFPDKKGFITGLAVAGFGFGAMAWVKLAGAWGNMIETMGLSATFSLYGLLFCLIITAGAFWMRFPPEGWMPEGYHPETNSDAKNDAEEKNFSTTQMLRTPQFYLIFVTFTFSAAAGLMSIGLMKLYPMEALQGTGYSAEEASAVAGTAMAVFFSLANGLGRIIWGSMSDKLGRKRSILLMTAIQGATLLAFTSMAGNALLLYAGATIIGFNFGGNFALFPTITADTFGTKSVGQNYPYIFLAYGAGGIGGPLLGGTLGDINNFPLAFTICGTCCFIGAAAILMLKNPREILNANPEVS; this is encoded by the coding sequence ATGAGTGAAGCGAAGATAATGAACAGATGGTGTGCCGTGATGGGGGCAATACTCATTCAGCTGGCACTCGGGGCAATCTACGCATGGTCCGTATTCACCCCCTCGCTTATTGAGGCAGGATGGACCAAATTCCAAACTCAGGCTGTTTTTTCCATTGGGCTGGTCAGCTTTGCGCTTTCCATGGTCTGGGCCGGAAAAAAAATCACCCGGTGGGGGCCCATGAGACTTTCATTTATGAGTGCCTTAGTGCTCGGAGCTGGCTACGCGCTTGCAGGACTTTTCGGCGGGACCAACTTTACCGCCCTGTGCATTTTCATCGGAGTCATCGGCGGAGCCGGAATCGGCCTCGGTTATGTTGTTCCCATTGCCGTGGGCATGCGCTGGTTTCCTGATAAGAAGGGTTTCATCACCGGACTGGCTGTTGCAGGATTCGGTTTTGGGGCCATGGCCTGGGTTAAGCTGGCCGGTGCGTGGGGCAACATGATAGAAACTATGGGACTTTCCGCCACCTTCTCACTTTACGGGCTGCTCTTCTGCCTGATCATTACGGCTGGAGCGTTCTGGATGCGCTTTCCTCCGGAAGGCTGGATGCCGGAAGGATACCATCCCGAGACTAATTCCGATGCCAAGAATGATGCTGAAGAGAAAAACTTCAGCACCACTCAGATGCTCAGGACACCACAATTCTATCTCATCTTCGTAACCTTCACCTTCAGCGCCGCGGCAGGACTCATGTCCATCGGGCTAATGAAGCTTTATCCCATGGAAGCCTTGCAGGGAACAGGCTACAGCGCAGAAGAAGCAAGTGCCGTGGCGGGGACGGCTATGGCCGTATTCTTCAGCCTCGCCAACGGACTGGGCCGCATTATCTGGGGTAGCATGAGTGACAAATTGGGCCGCAAAAGATCCATCCTGTTAATGACCGCTATTCAGGGCGCAACCCTGCTTGCTTTCACTTCTATGGCCGGCAATGCCTTACTGCTTTATGCGGGGGCTACAATTATCGGCTTCAATTTCGGAGGTAATTTCGCTCTCTTCCCCACCATTACAGCCGATACTTTCGGAACCAAAAGTGTGGGGCAGAACTACCCATATATTTTCCTCGCATATGGAGCCGGGGGAATAGGCGGTCCCCTTCTTGGAGGAACGCTGGGGGATATAAACAATTTCCCGCTGGCCTTCACAATCTGCGGCACATGCTGTTTTATCGGCGCGGCGGCGATCTTAATGCTCAAAAACCCGCGCGAGATTTTAAATGCAAACCCGGAAGTTTCATAG